The Actinomycetota bacterium genome segment TCTCCATCCTCGTCAGCGAGACCGCCCCCTACCGGTGAACGGGTAGGGTCGACGACCATGAGGCGACCGGTGGTCTGCGCGCTCCTGCTCCTCGCCGCCGCGTGCGTGGGGGTGGAGCGTCCGGAGCCGACGCCGGATGCGCGCCCCACCGCCTGGACCTACGTCGCGCTCGGCGACTCGCTCGCCGACGCCGGTGAGCGGGGCTACGTGCCGGCCTTCGCCGGGATGCTCGAGGAGTCGCTGGGGACCGACGTGAGGCTCCTGAACCTCGGGGTCTCCGGGTGGACCACCCGCGACCTGCTCGGTGCGCTGAGGAGCGACGACCAGCTCCGCGACGCCCTGAGGTCGGCCGACGTGGTGACGTTCAACATCGGGGGCAACGACCTCCTCCGCGCCCGCGCGATCTTCGGGACCGCACGGTGCGGCGGCACGGCCTGCCTCGCCGAGGCCGTGGCCGGCTTCCGGACGAACTGGGACGAGATCCTCGACGAGATCCTCCTCCTGCGCGACCCACGCGACGTCATGGTGCGGACCCTGGACATCTACAACCCGTACGCGGCCCAACAGGTCCGCGACGGGACGTTCGACACCCTGGCTCCCTTCCTGGAGGAGGCGAACGAGAGGATCCGGACGTCGGCCGAGGTCCGGGGTCTGCGGTGGGCGCGCGTGCACGAGGCGTTCAACGGCCCGGGTGGACGGTCCGACCCCGTGGCGCAGGGCCTGATCGCTGACGACGGCCTGCACCCGTCCGACACCGGCCACCGTCTCATCGCCGAGCGACTCATGGCGCTGGGGACGCGCCCGCTCGTTGCGCCGCGCTAGCCCTCGAGGTCGAGCAGCCGCTCGAGGCCCACGGTCAGGCCCCGCAGGTCCGCGATGGCCTTCACCGCCATCACCACGCCCGGCATGAAGGAGGACCGGTCGATGGAATCGTGGCGGATGGTCAGCGTCTGTCCGACCCCGCCGAACACGACCTCCTGGTGGGCGACGAG includes the following:
- a CDS encoding SGNH/GDSL hydrolase family protein gives rise to the protein MRRPVVCALLLLAAACVGVERPEPTPDARPTAWTYVALGDSLADAGERGYVPAFAGMLEESLGTDVRLLNLGVSGWTTRDLLGALRSDDQLRDALRSADVVTFNIGGNDLLRARAIFGTARCGGTACLAEAVAGFRTNWDEILDEILLLRDPRDVMVRTLDIYNPYAAQQVRDGTFDTLAPFLEEANERIRTSAEVRGLRWARVHEAFNGPGGRSDPVAQGLIADDGLHPSDTGHRLIAERLMALGTRPLVAPR